The Gossypium hirsutum isolate 1008001.06 chromosome A13, Gossypium_hirsutum_v2.1, whole genome shotgun sequence nucleotide sequence TAAGCCAAAGTAAATTTATAAACAACTCACACgtaatttaaacatcaaaaaatatCTTGAAGTACAAACTcttaaaatcatataattttCCATTGTCTTGCCAACTAATCGATTTATATTAACCTTGAAACAACTTCCAACTCATCCTCCTCCAAAATTAAggttaacaaataaattaataaatatttctaaataacttaattattataattttctgTGCAAGTACTTTAAATGTTCCTCTGTCATAGGGTtggacaattttaatttttatattattaaaaataataaaatagaccaatttttaacaaatctagaatttattgtttaaaatatgatatgaaaattattttatttatttacagtttAAATCCAGATACTGTTTAACTATAAATGTTCTAAATATAAGGGTTAAAATTGTTCAAAATCCTCGCACTCTTTgcacatttaaaatttagaatttagtccgtTTACCTTCTAGATTTCAAAATAATGTGCAATTGTTAACTCCATTAAAATTCTTCTGGTAAATTTACTCACtttacattttgaaaaaaaaaactcaatcgATAGCCATACAACAAAAAAATGAAGTTTGCAATggacttaaatttaacaaaagaattttaacagtgttaataattgaatttatatttttaaattgaagaagtagagtgactaaattcttttcaaataaaaatagagagactaaattctaaacATGTGATAAGTATAGGGGCTTGAAGCAAATTTTAActaaatattaaatcaattaacaataaattgattaatttaagggtaaactatattAGTAGTCAcctaacttctttttttttgtcactcaactataaaaagttataaaatggtcagcCAACTATTagtaatttcttttttggtcaccagctaagaaaagttacaaaatgaccaCCCAACTATCCAATTCtatcttttttggtcacccaactatcttggatttttgggtatttctatttttatgttagTTCGTTGGGGACCATAAAAGACAAAATTGgatagttgggtgaccattttgtaaattttcatagttggatgaccagaaaataaaaaaatcatagttgggtgactactaatgtagtttacccttaatttaataatagagagactaatttaataaaattactaCAATAGAGGGACCTCATAGTCAATTTCACCTACATTTTTCTCTTACCTAGCCGTTACAAAACCAGTGGTAACCCGCCAGCAAAGCcattatatataacatataataataacaaaatacagCAAAGAACAGCTTACTAATTCCATTTGAATCCCACTATAAAACCCTTCCCTAATAATGCAAACCCTAAATCATCCCATCTTCAACCTCAAACAATCCCTCTCAGTCACCAAAACAAAATGCGTGAAATCCTTCATATTCAAGGCGGCCAATGCGGCAACCAAATCGGCGCCAAGTTCTGGGAAGTTATATGTGCGGAACACGGCATAGATCCAACGGGGCGTTACAATGGAGAGTTGGATCTTCAACTCGAGAGGATCAATGTTTACTACAATGAATCCAGTTGTGGTAGGTTCGTTCCTCGTGCTGTTCTTATGGATCTTGAGCCTGGGACCATGGATAGCATTAGATCTGGTCCGGTTGGTCAGATTTTCAGACCGGACAACTTCGTGTTTGGTCAGTCCGGTGCCGGTAATAACTGGGCTAAAGGGCATTATACTGAAGGTGCTGAGTTGATTGATTCTGTTCTTGATGTTGTACGGAAAGAAGCTGAAAATTGCGATTGTCTTCAAGGTACGTAAGATTGTTAGATTTTGTCACATAAATTCTATTTGGTAATATTCAATTGAGATTTTAATATAATTCTATTGACCGGAGATTGTTTGATAATAAGGTTTATTAATAAATTAGTTGTTTTTTTAGTACAAAACTCTCAACATAAGGTTTCTTGGCGATCAAGTAATAGTTAGAGTACAGTTTCCTTGTAGGATTAAGAAGAAGAGGAAATATTTAATCTTTGTAGGAAACTTTTATGAGGGCTTCTAGCTTTATTTGTGTTGTAGCCTTGGACTCGTAAATGAGGGCTAGAAGGGTCGAACACATAAAAATTTATGTTAATCTCCTGTTGTTTATGTTCTTGCTCACAAATTCCCAAATAAAATATTGCTTATGAAGAAGAACCTCTTGATCTGAGAAAAGCTTGTTTTAAGCTCTGCTTGATTATTgtttgtttctttccttttcattagGATTTCAGGTTTGTCATTCATTGGGAGGTGGAACTGGATCTGGAATGGGAACACTTTTGATTTCAAAGATAAGGGAAGAATACCCAGATCGGATGATGTTAACTTTCTCGGTTTTCCCATCTCCTAAGGTCTCTGATACGGTTGTGGAGCCTTACAATGCTACATTATCTGTTCATCAACTGGTTGAAAATGCTGATGAGTGTATGGTTCTTGACAATGAAGCCTTGTATGACATTTGTTTCCGTACACTTAAGCTCTCCAATCCCAGCTGTAAGTATTCCCATTGActtatatactttattttttgTATAGGAATCATTGGTTTTGCATTGGATTGCTGATTTAAACTTTGATACACCATTGCTAAGGCTTTGCTTGGTAGAGTGGAAAAAAATTTGGAAGGATGGAAAATTGAAAGGGTAGAAATGATTGAAAATTGGAAAGacaataaaacatttgaaaaatgcaTATTTTTTAACTAACATAcacttctctctcattttctATCCTCTAATCATTCCAAATTGGAAGGATTGATTTTTATACATTTAGGATGGAAAATGATCATCCctcctattttctttcctctcacttttcttccttaccaaacacactcaaaatttattttctttccacttttctACTCCCTCCTTCCATCCCTCCACATAATAGCTAGGATTCAGCATGTTAGTTGGTATAGGAATGAAGCCCGTTGTttctttaatttgtaaaaaaaactcTCGTGGACTATCGTGTGAGGTATTGCCATTTCTTGATCCGAAAGTCTCAGTTTTATCTACAATAACAGGTTTCATAcctaatatattataatttcatGGAAGATTCTCACAATTCTCCAATATGAGATTGGAGGCATTATAATTGCATGCTGTTGTGGCTATTGCTATATAAAATGGTTGGTATAGGGAAGAAGCCCTTTGTTGTTTGGAGTAACCTGTCAAAATATCTTTTTCGACTATTTTGCGCGGTATTAGCCTGTTTTAATCTCAAAAAGTTTcacagtttttcttttcttaaaatgAATGTCGGTTTGAGTCTCTACAGAGTCTCTACATACATTGAATCGTAGCAGATCCtcacaaattttcaatatgagATTGGAAGCATTACAATTTCCTTTATTTTGAACTTTTAGAAATGATCATTGTGCCGGGTTATGGCTTTTGCTATATGAACCAgtttataaaagaaaatagtttCCAAAAGGCTAAAATCGAGTTAGATTAACCAAGAAATCTTTTGCAATCTGTTAATTGGTTTGGGAAAGAAACCTTTTGTTTGGTGTAATTTGTAAAACCACCTTTGTGAACTATCGTGCCATGTTTGTCTTGCTTTGATTCGGAAGTCTCACGGTTTTGTCTTAAAAATCGCGGGTTTGGGTCTTCATAATTTTCCGATATGACTGTAGGCATTAATAGCGTCTTTTGCATCATTGTGATATTCTTTTTTCATCTATTTGCAGTTGGTGATCTGAATCATCTAATATCTGCAACAATGTCTGGAGTTACTTGCTGCTTACGTTTCCCTGGCCAACTCAACTCCGATCTTCGGAAACTCGCCGTAAATCTCATCCCATTCCCTCGTCTTCACTTCTTCATGGTCGGTTTTGCTCCACTCACTTCAAGAGGCTCCCAACAATACCAAGCTCTAACTGTCCCCGAACTCACTCAACAAATGTGGGACGCAAAGAACATGATGTGCGCAGCCGATCCTCGACACGGCCGGTACTTAACCGCATCAGCTATGTTCCGTGGTAAAATGAGCACCAAGGAAGTAGACGAACAAATGCTAAATGTTCAAAACAAGAACTCGTCCTACTTTGTTGAATGGATTCCCAACAACGTGAAATCAACCGTGTGTGACATCCCACCAACCGGTCTCAAGATGGCATCGACATTCATCGGGAACTCAACGTCAATACAAGAGATGTTTAGGCGCGTGAGCGAACAATTTACGGCTATGTTTCGAAGGAAGGCTTTCTTGCATTGGTATACAGGTGAAGGCATGGATGAAATGGAATTTACTGAAGCAGAGAGTAATATGAATGATTTGGTATCAGAGTATCAACAGTATCAAGATGCAACAGTTGATGAAGAAGAAGAGTATGAAGAAGAAGGAGCTGAATATGAAtgagaaaattaatatttaaacttattaaatataatttccagtttctgttttttttaaattaattattgcgAAAGAAATtagttattttgatgtttatggagTTTCATGGTAATGGCCAGTTTCAATATGAAGCAAAAGGGATTGTATTATTGTTCAAAAGCCTTTGAAAAACAGATTTAAGAAATCAAAGTACTTACAAATTCTTGTGCTGTTTTGCATTTATGTTAGTAGTGTTAAATTCAAGGTTTTCATTGAGTTTATCTGTTTAATTGGGATTAAAtaagttattaaaaaattaaaaattttaaaaatttggttcaattgcttaatttaatcaattttttgcCAGGTTAAATCAGTCTGTTTCTCAGGTTAACTGGTTCAATGCTCTTTTCAAAACTAGTATCTTGACAACTTCTATTCGGTTCAAACAACCTTGGTTACGGTTAGATAAGAGTATGAATTCAAATTTAAGCACTAATAGCAAGATATAGTGAAAGCGACAATTCTCTAAAAGTTTAATATGCCATTTGgtttttttgtctttattttggTATATCAATTTGATTTCAATATTCAATATAGTACTTATAGCAAGCACATAATATGGTTAAATGAAAAATTGAGACGTGCTCTACTAAAAATAACATAGAtacttaattgagaaaaaaaaaagcgaAAGTACCAATTTAAACATTGAAGTCAAACTTAggtgcttaattgtgaaaaaaacTTAAGTATTAAACCGAAAAAACTCAGGTACTAATTTGAATGCCGAAgtcaaataaaatattgaatctAAATTCAGGTACCAAATTGTATAAGAACCCTTCTCTAATCATGAAAAGAACTTTATATGCATATTTAAAGGCAATTCTTAATAGAAGTCGTTGTAGTTTAGTGGTGAGTATTCCCGCCTGTCACGCGGGCGAGCCGGGTtcgatccccggcaacggcggttttatgcattttttaatttttttacttgacAGTCAAAACGTCAACTAACTCTTCACCTTCACTTTATTCTTTGACCCACCACCACATTCGTAGCCGTCAGCTCTCCCCCCTGCGCCGCTGTCTCCAACATCGCCTGGAACCTTGTAGCATGAAACGTGTAATCGTTTACCCCTTTCGCCTCCTCTAGCCTCACTGCACCAGCCATTGATCTAAGCCATGAAAATAAGCAAAACATAGCAAAGACATGGACAGCACAGGGAATGGGGTTTGGCGCCAGTTTTAAGTGCATATGAAACCTTAATGGCTTTCACGGTCGAGATTTATAGGTTTGGCTTAAAAATCGAGAAATCCATTTGAATTGAAGTATTTTAAACAAAGGATAATATCATATTCCATACcactattttcataaaataaacaatgtaaTACTTACACTTTAAAAACATTCAATACGGTACCTAAACTATTTATTTAggcttcttctttttctatttataaGATAATTCTGAAactctatttaattttctttgaatCTCGCACTGTTTTCTGATAAAAATCATGTCTCATCATTAATATGATTGCTTCCACGTTAATTGTCTTGTCAGATCATTGATTTGATGGTTGCCTCCACATTgcaatcttttttgtttttatctAGATATCATTTACTTCAAGTTACCTTTTTTATCCATTTGTTTTTCTTAGACTTTTTTTTTCACACGTAGCTGCCTGTTTTAGCTTTATTCTTCTTGAATGTTATCTAAATTCATCTCTTCTATCTCATCTAGATGTAATGAATTTAGTAACAgtcttttattatatttataataaatatatacttaaactgaactgaattttattttttatttaaattaaattattaactcGATTAGCATAAATATTATTACCAATACAAGAGTTCGTCAATTCAAGCATGCTAAAGCGTGTTTACCTTTCTATTTAaagaagtaaaaataaatatattttatattttcatatccattttataattcatattcagAATTTATGTCTATTCCTCTTAATAATATCGTCTCCAAAGTTTAAATCTAGATCTCTCTTGTTAATGAAATATGCCTTACCATTGTTCCaacaatgtaaaaataaatactctaaataagataaaaaaaaacttataatttttaatattttgtaaaagttagaaaTCTCAATACACAAAGTTAGTACGAAAAAcggttgaaaaattttaacaaaccTAATCCGATTAAACCAAACTAAGCTCACCTCTAAAATTTATAACCATTTTAagatattatatttatatgacttttgatgtatttcttttatttagaTTTTGACATGTTTTTTGTGTTCATTTTGCAATCGCATTGTGTCATGTTTTAACCATCATAAtccacatttttattttactttcaaacTTGGGCTAGGCTTATTCATCataattcatgcaatatcaaagaACATCTTCAACTGTTATCTCAAACTCTATCGATTTCTTTCAACAATCATCATACAAAAATATTCTAATCCCGAAACCTAACTCTTTAAAAGGTAACATCTAGCAAGATTGGGATTCGATCCCCTCGTTGGAACCCTTCTATGCCGCAGCTTCTTTAATATCGAAAAATCATACGAAAAGATTCAAAAACAATGCCTATTTCAGATATTCCGTAAAGATCATTAGCACAAAGTTGCTCCACCTTCAAGAACCTTTCAAATATATTACTCAAACTCAGTGTGTCAGAACATGAGTATATTCAAGATTTCTGTGTATTTGGAGGGTTCTTTGAAGGATCTTAACGGCGCCCATATCCATATATGTCCGACATAgaaacttcaagaaaaatgaaaagtcgGAGTAACATAGCCTTTCAAAACGCTTACCCCATAATCCAAGCACCAACTAGGTCATGCATCATATCGCGATTGTGTTGGAAggtttataataaaaaaaaaaaaggtttcaaagTGCTAGGTGTGGGAACCTTGCATCATAAAGGTGTCTTACGGACAAAACATGAGGATATAATCGTGCAAGGAAAGATATCCGATTAACATTGAATAAACAGTCTCGTTCTAAAACCGTGTTCGAGTTATTTTGGTGTATTAGAATCAATCATAAGTCTCACAATAAGTGCATTCATTTACCTACATATAAGTCTATGTTCTAAGTCAAAACAATCACATAAGATAATCATAAATATACCACTATGCATTGGAGCAGAGAAGCTAAAAAGCACGCGACATACATACTCCTCTCGGGCAAGAAAACAGACCTGGAGTTGCACAAAAGAGAAAAATGGCTGAAACACGGAAATAATAGTTACCAATTTATTGCTGAATTCAAAGACCAGAATACGAAAAAACAATAAAAACTGATGAGGTAAATGTACCATGAAGGCCCCTGTACTAAGAGtaagattgcattttgcccccctTTACTcagaaaatgagcaaattagtccctgtatgttagatcaaagagcaaattgatcctttctgttaaaaatttcacccatttctattgttaaaaattggcatGGTTAATAGAATAACCAAGTAGTGACACGTGATGTGCCACATACTTACATTCAAggactagtttttaacagtagaaatggatgaaatttttaaaagaaagaccaatttactctttgatctaacatacaggAGCTAAgttgctcattttttgagtagagggggcaaaatgcaatttgactcctaaAACAAGagcctctatggtacttttatcAAGTGATGACATTTGTGCATTGAAAAGTTTTGCAATGTTGAAATGAAGATCTTACCTAAAATACGAAAATTGGCTAAGTATGGAGATAATTCGCAGCCATCATCAGCTCCAGAGTCAGTTCGGGTTCAATGTGGAACTCAGTCTCTTTGCCCCTGACAAAATCGTAACCGTTTTTAATAGCGTAAAACAAAAACAGGAAGAGCTCGTAAACATAACTCAAAGTTAAAAACACAGAGAAATGGAGCTGATTCGAGCAATCAACAAAAGTAAACAATGATGGTTCTTGCATAAGTGACTAAGTTCGATGAGGTTGAGAATTTCAATGTTGTTAAAATACCACACCATACATAAAGAGGATATACAAAGAACTTTCTATCTTTGGAAAATATTTAATGTCGTCAAACAATCACTCCAAGATGATAAAACACTCACAGCAAATTCCATATTTTTCACACCAAAATGAATTGGATTCACCTAGAAATTAGCGTTTATATTCAGATGATATTTTTCATAGAAAATCCAACTACAATAAGTGAAACAACTGGAATATTTCAAAAGAAAAGTATCATGGCTCATTCATATCTCGAGAAAACACGATAAATCATCAGATAAGTATGTTAAGCTATCACTGAGAAATCCATTATGCAAATTTACATAGAGAGGAAATGTTTGTAATTTTGATTTCCACTTTAACTACAACAACTCCTATCAAACAGAAGGAGCCGCTATGAATATAGTCAAAGACATCATTAAAAACACTTAACATTTAGTTCTAAATTAGAACAATAAAAGTCTTCCCGCCATACAATTTGATAATTTCACTTAGAACATAATCAAGAAAAAGAACTCTCATAATAGATTCATTGGCATACCATttatctttcttcttttttttctcttttaacttTTAAGCATTTGACTCATTTGCAAATTTAGGCTAATGCTCAAATCAGGAAACAACCTCTACAGTTGCACACATAAGGGTCAAACCCTTCAAAATAATCATATAAGGGCCAAACTTTTATGAAAGTGCTCAAATAAGGACATTTTACATACTCCAACCTAGTTTGTAAAAA carries:
- the LOC107943613 gene encoding tubulin beta-8 chain, translating into MREILHIQGGQCGNQIGAKFWEVICAEHGIDPTGRYNGELDLQLERINVYYNESSCGRFVPRAVLMDLEPGTMDSIRSGPVGQIFRPDNFVFGQSGAGNNWAKGHYTEGAELIDSVLDVVRKEAENCDCLQGFQVCHSLGGGTGSGMGTLLISKIREEYPDRMMLTFSVFPSPKVSDTVVEPYNATLSVHQLVENADECMVLDNEALYDICFRTLKLSNPSFGDLNHLISATMSGVTCCLRFPGQLNSDLRKLAVNLIPFPRLHFFMVGFAPLTSRGSQQYQALTVPELTQQMWDAKNMMCAADPRHGRYLTASAMFRGKMSTKEVDEQMLNVQNKNSSYFVEWIPNNVKSTVCDIPPTGLKMASTFIGNSTSIQEMFRRVSEQFTAMFRRKAFLHWYTGEGMDEMEFTEAESNMNDLVSEYQQYQDATVDEEEEYEEEGAEYE